A region of Bifidobacterium adolescentis ATCC 15703 DNA encodes the following proteins:
- a CDS encoding FHA domain-containing protein FhaB/FipA: MLTELTFAILKYGFLVLLWIFVACTVRSLYRDIETLSPRKSRAHRRKERAARKAVESPAPVAAAAPSASAATNAKPTLLVIIDGPLAGSSVPLAGNTITLGRSASNTVVLDDEFVSSHHARVYTDPATGRWAIEDLGSTNGTVVNHQRLNAPMILGARVPVRIGATTFELR, from the coding sequence ATGCTCACTGAATTAACGTTTGCGATCCTCAAGTACGGGTTTCTCGTACTGCTTTGGATCTTCGTGGCCTGTACGGTACGTTCGCTGTACAGGGATATCGAAACGCTCAGCCCGCGCAAGTCGCGGGCTCATCGTCGTAAGGAGCGCGCCGCGCGCAAGGCCGTCGAATCGCCTGCGCCCGTAGCCGCCGCAGCCCCTTCGGCAAGCGCCGCAACCAATGCCAAACCAACTCTGCTGGTCATTATCGATGGCCCCCTTGCCGGCAGTTCCGTCCCTCTGGCCGGCAACACCATCACACTTGGCCGTTCCGCTTCGAACACCGTGGTGCTGGATGATGAATTCGTTTCCTCCCACCATGCGCGCGTCTACACCGATCCCGCCACCGGCCGTTGGGCCATCGAGGATCTGGGATCCACCAACGGCACCGTCGTCAATCATCAGCGTCTGAACGCGCCGATGATTCTTGGCGCGCGCGTGCCTGTGCGCATCGGTGCGACCACCTTCGAATTGAGGTGA
- the tgt gene encoding tRNA guanosine(34) transglycosylase Tgt, with protein MTSLNEPQTGAVAHETSAANAAAGATHDAAGNTTSAASTENLIEHPRGAEPGKPGRRDAFYFEQKTRLPDAADGKGRGGARYGRTGIIHTPHGDIHTPAFVPVATQAAMKAVLPETMKDLGAQCLLSNAFHLYERPGEQVLDEAGGLAKFMNWNGPTFTDSGGFQVLSLGAGFKKTLAMDVTGMKSDDVIAEGKERLAFVDEDGVTFKSPLNGSLHRFSAEISMGIQHKIGADIMFAFDELTTLMNTRGYQERSVERTYRWAQRCVAEHRRLTEERLGKPYQALYGVVQGANYEDLRRHAAEQIASLDFDGVGIGGAIEKRIIGDTCAWICDAMPESRPRHVLGIAAVDDIFACVENGGDTFDCVAPARCGRNGAIFTRHGRYNIKRAQFKHDFGPLEEGCDCYTCTHYSRAYVDHALRAREFNGFTLATIHNEHFFVKLLDDIRASIDGGYFEKFRDETLAHFYENGSKG; from the coding sequence ATGACAAGCTTGAACGAACCACAGACCGGCGCGGTGGCGCACGAGACCTCAGCGGCCAACGCGGCAGCCGGCGCAACGCACGACGCAGCAGGCAACACGACCAGCGCGGCATCGACCGAAAACCTTATTGAGCATCCCCGCGGCGCGGAACCCGGCAAGCCCGGCCGCCGCGACGCGTTCTACTTCGAGCAGAAAACCCGCCTGCCAGATGCGGCCGATGGCAAGGGCCGCGGCGGCGCGCGATACGGACGCACCGGCATCATCCACACCCCCCACGGCGACATCCACACCCCGGCGTTCGTGCCGGTGGCCACGCAGGCCGCGATGAAGGCCGTGCTGCCCGAAACCATGAAGGATCTTGGCGCGCAATGCCTGCTGTCCAACGCGTTCCACCTGTATGAACGCCCCGGGGAACAGGTGCTCGACGAAGCCGGCGGACTCGCCAAATTCATGAACTGGAACGGTCCGACCTTCACCGATTCCGGCGGATTCCAGGTGCTGTCACTCGGCGCGGGCTTCAAGAAGACGCTCGCCATGGACGTCACCGGCATGAAATCGGACGACGTGATCGCGGAAGGCAAGGAGCGGCTCGCGTTCGTGGACGAGGACGGTGTGACGTTCAAGTCGCCGCTCAACGGCTCGCTGCACCGGTTCTCCGCCGAAATCTCCATGGGCATCCAGCACAAGATCGGCGCCGACATCATGTTCGCTTTCGACGAGCTGACCACGCTGATGAACACCCGCGGCTACCAGGAACGTTCCGTGGAACGCACCTACCGCTGGGCGCAACGTTGCGTGGCCGAGCACAGGCGGCTTACCGAGGAACGTCTCGGCAAGCCGTATCAGGCGCTGTATGGTGTGGTGCAGGGCGCGAATTACGAGGATCTGCGCAGGCATGCCGCCGAACAGATCGCTTCGCTCGATTTCGACGGCGTCGGCATCGGCGGCGCGATCGAGAAGCGCATCATCGGCGACACCTGCGCCTGGATCTGTGACGCGATGCCGGAAAGCCGTCCGCGCCATGTGCTCGGCATCGCCGCGGTGGACGACATCTTCGCCTGCGTGGAGAACGGCGGCGACACCTTCGACTGCGTGGCCCCCGCGCGTTGCGGCCGCAATGGTGCGATCTTCACGCGCCACGGCCGCTACAACATCAAGCGCGCGCAATTCAAGCATGATTTTGGCCCGCTTGAAGAGGGCTGCGATTGCTACACGTGCACGCATTATTCGCGTGCTTACGTGGATCATGCGTTGCGCGCCCGCGAATTCAACGGTTTCACATTGGCCACGATCCACAACGAGCATTTCTTCGTGAAGCTGCTGGACGACATTCGCGCGTCGATCGACGGCGGATATTTCGAGAAGTTCCGCGACGAGACGCTCGCGCACTTCTACGAAAACGGCTCCAAGGGCTGA
- a CDS encoding Hsp20/alpha crystallin family protein has product MAMFPALMNDTMFSDLFDDPFFEGWRNMDRAAACDPNMSAGMMSTDVRETDKGYMVDIDMPGFKKDDISLDLQNGYLTVSAHRNSSHEDKDDNGRWLRRERYAGSCSRSFYVGEDVKDSDIHASYKDGTLCLEMPKPEAQQQVETKHQIAIEG; this is encoded by the coding sequence ATGGCAATGTTTCCGGCTTTGATGAATGACACGATGTTCTCCGATCTGTTCGACGATCCGTTCTTCGAGGGTTGGCGCAACATGGACCGCGCAGCCGCATGCGATCCGAACATGTCCGCAGGCATGATGAGCACCGATGTGCGTGAGACCGACAAGGGCTACATGGTCGACATCGACATGCCTGGCTTCAAGAAGGACGACATTTCGCTGGACCTGCAGAACGGCTATCTGACCGTTTCCGCGCATCGCAACAGCTCGCACGAGGACAAGGACGACAACGGCCGCTGGCTGCGTCGCGAACGCTACGCCGGCTCTTGCTCTCGTAGCTTCTACGTTGGCGAGGACGTGAAGGATTCCGACATTCACGCCAGCTACAAGGACGGCACCCTGTGCCTGGAAATGCCGAAGCCCGAAGCGCAGCAGCAGGTTGAGACCAAGCATCAGATTGCGATTGAAGGCTGA
- a CDS encoding prolyl oligopeptidase family serine peptidase encodes MNDAIDEFPGLKARTLRFTCGAPRSARAIGDGSRALFLRSDGPEDTVTSLWMSVIGSDGDTDEILLADPRTLLADADAEDVPAEEKARRERAREGGSGIVGYSVDAAGNRVTFTINGQLFLTDIAAGVTHGIAIDEPEFKPVLNPRISPDGRHIMYTTGTYLVDVDLADVSDTTDAGEDAGDAVSIVASVPQDDADDVADTQDGTKDDAQSDAAESQAGEWKIGLAEFAAGEEMDRYDGFWWSPDSKYVLFETFDASHEQTWYIADPADPTKPAQARRYPQAMTANADVHLTLLELGYDTDGCYYGGIAHNVEWDRESYEYLAAVSWTEGHEPLLLVQDRLQQHDQVLAVHVGEPIVTMSAPENGFTDEDGSEVETFSIAIPEYAPGEEPGTTRVLEEHSNDCWLDLIAGTPAYTPDGRLVCAMNDMDADTNRLTVDGTPFTPKGLQVREVLDVTDDDVLCVVQRTPELLPAADLPFLWQSNADDHDARSFDVVSIRYDGDWEPLTYVPGQWTMSRAGDGCVVTGRGMDDAAMQMQHCMNVRTTDGDGDGVDAADMMSMVVSPIENHAETPGFMPNVRFVRLGERALYAAVILPSADSAYAHADQLPVLMKPYGGPGFQQVVESQSFYWDAQWWADQGYIVVTADGRGTTGRGPKWDRAIYENMKAVTLEDQVDAVYALPDALASIATKTGVAVPKPDLGRVAMIGWSYGGFLSALAVLDAPDTFAAACAGAPPTDWTLYDTHYTERYLGLDPTTYERNSIVADAPKLSRPLMLIHGFADDNVTIANSLRLSQALMAAGRKHTFLPLNGITHMTNDETVARNLLLLQRDFLADALV; translated from the coding sequence ATGAATGATGCGATTGATGAGTTTCCTGGGCTGAAGGCCCGTACCTTGCGATTCACCTGCGGCGCGCCACGTTCCGCCCGCGCGATCGGCGACGGTTCGCGTGCGCTGTTCCTGCGTTCGGACGGTCCGGAGGACACCGTCACCTCCCTGTGGATGAGCGTGATCGGCAGCGATGGCGATACCGACGAGATTCTGCTTGCCGATCCGCGTACGCTGCTGGCTGACGCCGACGCCGAGGATGTGCCGGCTGAGGAAAAGGCGCGCCGCGAACGTGCGCGTGAAGGTGGTTCCGGCATCGTCGGCTATTCGGTCGATGCGGCCGGCAACCGCGTGACGTTCACCATCAACGGCCAGCTGTTCCTGACGGATATCGCGGCCGGCGTGACGCACGGCATCGCCATCGACGAACCGGAATTCAAGCCGGTGCTGAACCCGCGCATCAGCCCCGACGGACGACACATCATGTATACGACCGGCACGTATTTGGTGGACGTCGATCTTGCGGACGTGTCGGACACGACGGACGCAGGCGAAGACGCGGGCGATGCGGTGTCCATCGTCGCGTCCGTTCCGCAAGACGACGCTGACGACGTTGCCGATACGCAGGACGGCACGAAAGATGACGCGCAAAGCGACGCGGCCGAATCGCAAGCAGGCGAATGGAAAATCGGTCTCGCCGAATTCGCCGCAGGTGAGGAAATGGACCGTTACGACGGCTTCTGGTGGTCGCCTGATTCCAAGTATGTGCTCTTCGAAACCTTCGACGCATCCCACGAGCAGACCTGGTACATCGCCGACCCGGCCGATCCAACGAAACCTGCGCAGGCCCGCCGCTATCCGCAGGCGATGACGGCCAACGCCGACGTGCATCTGACGCTGCTGGAACTCGGCTACGATACGGACGGCTGCTACTACGGCGGCATCGCACACAACGTGGAATGGGACCGCGAATCGTACGAATACCTGGCCGCCGTCAGCTGGACCGAAGGCCACGAGCCGCTGCTACTTGTGCAGGACCGGCTTCAGCAGCACGACCAGGTGCTCGCCGTCCACGTGGGCGAGCCTATCGTGACCATGAGCGCGCCGGAAAACGGCTTCACCGACGAGGACGGCAGCGAAGTGGAGACCTTCTCCATCGCCATCCCCGAATACGCGCCCGGCGAAGAACCCGGCACCACGCGCGTGCTTGAGGAACATAGCAACGACTGCTGGCTCGACCTGATCGCCGGCACCCCCGCATACACGCCTGACGGCCGTCTCGTGTGCGCGATGAACGACATGGACGCCGACACGAACCGTCTGACCGTGGACGGCACGCCATTCACACCCAAGGGCCTGCAGGTGCGCGAAGTGCTCGACGTGACCGACGACGACGTGCTGTGCGTGGTGCAGCGCACGCCGGAACTGCTGCCGGCCGCCGATCTGCCGTTCCTGTGGCAGTCCAACGCGGACGATCACGACGCCCGCAGCTTCGACGTGGTCTCGATCCGTTACGACGGCGACTGGGAGCCGCTCACCTACGTTCCCGGACAGTGGACGATGAGCCGCGCCGGCGACGGTTGCGTGGTGACCGGCCGTGGCATGGACGATGCCGCGATGCAGATGCAGCATTGCATGAACGTGCGCACGACGGACGGTGATGGTGATGGCGTCGACGCCGCCGACATGATGTCGATGGTGGTTTCGCCGATCGAAAACCACGCCGAAACCCCCGGTTTCATGCCGAACGTGCGATTCGTCCGCCTCGGCGAACGCGCCCTGTACGCGGCGGTCATCCTGCCGTCGGCGGACAGCGCATACGCGCATGCCGACCAGTTGCCGGTCCTCATGAAGCCTTACGGCGGCCCCGGTTTCCAGCAGGTCGTGGAAAGCCAGTCGTTCTACTGGGACGCGCAGTGGTGGGCCGACCAAGGCTACATCGTGGTCACCGCCGACGGTCGCGGCACCACCGGCCGCGGACCGAAGTGGGATCGCGCGATCTACGAAAACATGAAAGCCGTGACGCTTGAGGACCAGGTCGACGCCGTGTACGCGCTGCCCGACGCGCTTGCCTCGATCGCCACCAAAACCGGCGTTGCCGTGCCGAAACCCGACCTCGGCCGCGTGGCGATGATCGGCTGGTCCTACGGCGGCTTCCTGTCCGCGCTCGCCGTGCTGGACGCGCCCGACACCTTCGCCGCGGCCTGCGCGGGCGCTCCGCCGACCGACTGGACGCTGTACGACACGCATTACACCGAGCGCTACCTGGGACTCGATCCGACCACGTACGAACGTAACAGCATCGTCGCGGACGCGCCGAAACTCAGTCGCCCGCTTATGCTCATCCACGGTTTCGCCGACGACAATGTGACGATCGCCAATAGCCTGCGATTGAGCCAGGCGCTGATGGCGGCCGGCAGGAAGCACACGTTCCTGCCGCTCAACGGCATCACGCACATGACCAACGACGAGACGGTGGCGCGCAACCTGTTGCTGCTGCAGCGCGACTTCCTCGCCGACGCGCTGGTCTGA
- a CDS encoding alpha/beta fold hydrolase, with protein MTLRLLDEANYDAEMESKVLPALDACMTEGWMDPATVDWNGDALPKLDEPGRLHYCCYDAAKFDVLREDGASGVFRGAIVISHGFTEFARKYSEMAWYFLLAGYSVCILEHRGHGHSVHDVDNPSLVWIDDWRRYVSDFAAFADTVGREYACGEPLNLYCHSMGGGIGAAVMEHYPSLFDKAVLSAPMIAPVVGMPTWIARIATGALCGLGFGKARVFGHTDFSPELDLDEHKGASEARVRWFHKQRVDDVACQTNAATFEWAHQAMALSRAVLKPDMCGAIETPTLLFQAGRDVWVLNGPQDDFVERVREGGGLIEKIRYGKSLHEIFSMPNTVVGPYVNKILDFFSAPADSL; from the coding sequence ATGACTCTTAGGCTGCTCGACGAGGCGAATTACGACGCCGAAATGGAAAGCAAGGTGCTGCCCGCGCTGGACGCCTGCATGACGGAAGGATGGATGGATCCAGCCACCGTTGACTGGAACGGCGACGCGCTGCCCAAACTGGACGAACCCGGCCGGTTGCACTATTGCTGTTACGACGCGGCCAAATTCGACGTGCTGCGTGAGGACGGCGCTTCGGGCGTGTTCCGCGGTGCGATCGTCATTTCGCACGGATTCACCGAATTCGCGCGAAAATACAGCGAGATGGCATGGTATTTCCTGCTGGCCGGCTATTCCGTATGCATCCTCGAGCATCGCGGGCACGGTCATTCCGTGCATGACGTGGACAATCCCAGCCTGGTGTGGATCGACGATTGGCGCCGGTATGTGTCCGATTTCGCAGCCTTCGCCGACACTGTGGGCCGCGAATACGCGTGCGGCGAGCCACTGAACCTGTACTGCCATTCGATGGGCGGCGGCATCGGCGCGGCCGTGATGGAACACTATCCGAGCCTGTTCGACAAGGCCGTGTTGTCCGCACCCATGATCGCCCCCGTCGTCGGTATGCCGACATGGATCGCACGCATCGCTACAGGCGCGTTGTGCGGCTTGGGATTCGGCAAAGCGCGCGTATTCGGTCACACCGATTTTTCCCCCGAACTCGATCTCGACGAGCATAAGGGCGCGTCCGAGGCGCGCGTTCGCTGGTTCCACAAGCAGCGCGTCGACGACGTGGCATGCCAGACCAACGCGGCCACCTTCGAATGGGCGCATCAGGCGATGGCATTGTCTCGAGCCGTACTCAAACCGGACATGTGCGGTGCGATCGAAACTCCGACGCTGCTGTTCCAAGCGGGCCGTGACGTCTGGGTCCTGAACGGTCCGCAGGACGATTTCGTGGAACGCGTGCGCGAAGGCGGCGGATTAATCGAAAAAATACGGTACGGCAAGTCGTTGCACGAGATCTTCTCCATGCCGAACACGGTGGTCGGACCGTATGTGAACAAGATTCTCGACTTCTTCAGCGCGCCCGCGGACAGTCTGTGA
- a CDS encoding response regulator translates to MSHAMNPAKSAAPIPKIHRVALVDNDPRALESLSLLIEAKVPTAYVVWTATSGDEAIERCQRNDDNLNLLVLDMSMEGLQGPAICHRIRLMDRHLPILGITSFSINSYRSRLMEAGAQGLIGKEDSDQLAKAIERLCGGNVMEGFEPPALANVRIRREEETSPRLTVREEQIISLCADGMLDREIAERLDISESTVRKHMQGILKKLNCKTARQAVALWVRSHAR, encoded by the coding sequence GTGAGCCATGCGATGAATCCCGCGAAATCCGCAGCTCCCATACCAAAAATCCACCGTGTAGCGCTGGTCGACAACGATCCTCGCGCGTTGGAATCGCTGAGCCTTCTCATCGAAGCGAAGGTCCCCACGGCCTACGTGGTGTGGACGGCCACTTCCGGCGACGAAGCGATCGAACGTTGCCAGAGGAACGACGACAATCTCAACCTGCTTGTATTGGACATGTCCATGGAGGGCTTGCAGGGGCCGGCCATCTGCCATCGGATCCGTCTCATGGACAGGCATCTGCCGATTCTGGGCATCACCAGCTTCTCCATCAACAGCTACCGTAGCAGGCTGATGGAAGCCGGAGCGCAGGGACTGATCGGCAAGGAGGATTCCGATCAGCTGGCGAAGGCCATCGAGCGGCTCTGTGGAGGCAACGTTATGGAGGGATTCGAACCTCCCGCCCTGGCCAACGTGCGCATCAGACGCGAGGAGGAGACCTCACCGCGGCTCACCGTGCGCGAGGAGCAAATCATCTCCCTGTGCGCCGACGGCATGCTGGACAGGGAGATCGCCGAACGACTGGACATCTCCGAAAGCACCGTGCGCAAGCATATGCAGGGCATTCTCAAGAAGCTGAACTGCAAGACGGCACGCCAGGCAGTGGCATTGTGGGTGAGATCGCATGCACGCTGA
- a CDS encoding FhaA domain-containing protein — protein MSVLDRFEKSVEGAVNGVFAKFGSKDLKPVDLSSALEREIDKEAMPVTRDRTVAPNEYRFKLSTPDFNNIVEWGAETLANELADNLTQYAKSQNYAFVGPVVVIFEEDLELSKGDYRLSRESVQGNTVPVTTDAQTEDCPMLEIGEHQYLLTEEKTIIGRGSDCDIVIDDPGISRRHMEIDVTDNGNTVIARDLNSTNGMYVEGHHVEAATLLDGNTITIGRTRILYWASSQEQE, from the coding sequence ATGAGTGTTCTCGACCGATTTGAGAAGAGCGTGGAAGGCGCCGTCAACGGGGTTTTCGCGAAGTTCGGGTCTAAAGACCTGAAGCCCGTCGACCTTTCCAGCGCTCTGGAACGCGAGATCGACAAAGAAGCCATGCCCGTCACGCGCGATCGCACCGTAGCCCCGAACGAGTACCGTTTCAAGCTCAGCACTCCGGATTTCAACAACATCGTCGAGTGGGGCGCCGAAACGCTCGCCAATGAACTTGCCGACAACCTCACCCAGTATGCGAAGAGCCAGAACTACGCGTTCGTCGGCCCGGTCGTGGTGATCTTCGAAGAGGATCTTGAACTTTCCAAGGGCGATTACCGGCTTTCCAGAGAATCCGTGCAGGGCAACACCGTGCCGGTCACGACNGACGCGCAGACCGAGGATTGCCCGATGTTGGAGATCGGCGAGCACCAGTATCTGCTCACCGAGGAAAAGACCATCATCGGCCGTGGTTCCGATTGCGACATCGTCATCGACGACCCCGGCATCTCCCGTCGTCACATGGAGATCGACGTCACCGACAACGGCAACACCGTCATCGCCCGCGACCTGAACTCCACCAACGGCATGTACGTCGAAGGCCATCATGTTGAGGCGGCAACGCTGCTCGACGGCAACACGATCACCATCGGCCGAACCCGCATCCTGTACTGGGCCTCCTCGCAGGAGCAGGAGTAA
- a CDS encoding response regulator transcription factor yields the protein METNVERIDKSVEHIGIVDNDVLTLGALSSYLAQQFGDEKILWRCTLGKKAAELCSNSQTRPQILLMDMSLSDADGVQICQEIRRTVDDMPILAITSFPLRRYAAAVAQAGVQGIVAKRNLRTIAAALECVVSGHVYLPDELAETMPDLHFELPVQAHRRIDAETLGGQAVKPVLSDRETAIIVRYARGQTTLQVGECLGLSENTVKTYTKRAMAKLGAKTRGQAIALWLMQTMTHGV from the coding sequence ATGGAAACTAATGTGGAAAGAATTGACAAATCAGTTGAACATATAGGAATAGTCGACAATGATGTGTTGACGTTGGGTGCGTTGTCTAGCTATTTGGCTCAACAATTTGGAGACGAGAAAATTTTATGGCGATGCACGCTTGGTAAAAAAGCTGCGGAATTATGTAGTAATTCGCAAACACGTCCCCAGATATTACTCATGGATATGTCATTATCTGATGCCGATGGCGTGCAGATTTGCCAGGAGATTCGGCGTACTGTTGACGATATGCCGATTTTGGCGATTACTTCTTTTCCGTTGCGCCGATATGCTGCTGCGGTGGCTCAGGCTGGAGTGCAAGGCATTGTCGCGAAACGAAATTTGCGCACTATTGCCGCTGCTCTCGAATGCGTTGTATCTGGACACGTTTATCTGCCGGATGAGTTAGCGGAAACCATGCCGGATCTGCATTTTGAGTTGCCAGTACAGGCGCATCGTAGGATCGATGCAGAGACTCTTGGCGGGCAGGCCGTGAAACCAGTTTTGTCCGATCGGGAAACGGCGATTATAGTCAGGTATGCGCGAGGGCAGACCACACTTCAAGTGGGGGAGTGCTTAGGATTATCGGAGAACACTGTCAAGACTTATACCAAGCGTGCCATGGCGAAGCTTGGGGCGAAAACGCGAGGTCAGGCAATAGCCCTCTGGCTGATGCAAACCATGACGCATGGTGTGTGA
- a CDS encoding DMT family transporter — protein MTLCGGVLWGVNATVSKILMGTYHASPLWIACVRELAAGVLFLTCSAIMTPKLLTGALRDRKSYPRLLATAIICVLLVQVAYLESINWTNSGTATVLQSLNLLFVLGVVCLRGRRLPGVREGIGVALAFAGTVLIATGGDFTTLKLPLVGLIWGAINAASTAAMVFLPVKLIERWGNFTVNGIAFLISGLVLLPFVRPWATAPQLDWLGVGLMTFTVIGGTFGAFWLYMAGVVRVGSMRATMLGTSEPVMATISAVAWTDAVFEPTDLVGFVMILIMVFLVR, from the coding sequence ATGACCCTGTGCGGCGGCGTGCTGTGGGGCGTCAACGCCACCGTCTCCAAAATCCTCATGGGCACGTACCACGCCTCGCCGCTGTGGATCGCATGCGTGCGCGAACTGGCAGCCGGCGTGCTTTTCCTCACCTGCTCGGCCATCATGACGCCGAAACTGCTTACCGGCGCGCTACGCGATCGCAAATCATATCCGCGGCTGCTGGCCACCGCCATCATATGCGTGCTGCTGGTGCAGGTCGCCTACCTCGAATCGATCAACTGGACCAACTCCGGCACCGCGACCGTGCTGCAAAGCCTGAACCTGCTGTTCGTCTTGGGGGTCGTATGCCTGCGCGGGCGGCGACTGCCCGGCGTACGGGAAGGCATCGGCGTGGCGCTCGCCTTCGCGGGAACCGTGCTGATTGCGACCGGCGGCGATTTCACCACGCTGAAACTGCCGTTGGTCGGCCTGATTTGGGGCGCTATCAACGCGGCGTCCACGGCGGCCATGGTGTTTCTTCCGGTCAAGCTCATCGAACGTTGGGGCAACTTCACCGTCAATGGCATCGCGTTCCTGATTTCCGGGCTTGTGCTGCTGCCGTTCGTGCGGCCGTGGGCTACGGCGCCGCAGTTGGATTGGCTGGGTGTGGGGCTGATGACGTTCACCGTGATCGGCGGCACATTCGGCGCGTTCTGGCTGTACATGGCCGGCGTGGTGCGCGTCGGTTCGATGCGTGCCACCATGCTCGGCACCAGCGAACCGGTGATGGCCACGATTTCCGCGGTGGCATGGACGGACGCGGTGTTCGAACCGACCGATTTGGTTGGATTCGTGATGATTCTCATCATGGTGTTTTTGGTACGTTAA